In a single window of the Carnobacterium gallinarum DSM 4847 genome:
- the fdrA gene encoding acyl-CoA synthetase FdrA codes for MLHTIIKENAYQDSVVLMLLTNKISTMDGIERVSIMMGTPANKDIMGGSGLRTPELEDASANDLAIVLDTEDASIIDAVLAEVDEFLLSQATSSNETADEAARTWDKAIKMGADANMALLSIPGTYAALEAEKALDEELNVFIFSDNMSIEDELHLKQKAHEKGLLVMGPDCGTGIINGVPMAFTNIVRPGKIGIVGASGTGIQEVSTIIDKLGAGVTNAIGTGGRDLSEKIGGITMLDSIAALEKDPQTDIIVVISKPPAKAVRDKVVALLRKVSKPVVAIFLGEKPTHHEENLYFAYTLEETAKIAVDLLNGKAIAALDETVSVPKVTLQPSQKHLKGYYSGGTLASEAGMLIADALHLKAGLIKQDGFVLKTEGNEVIDLGDDMYTQGKPHPMIDPEKRIEMIKQAADDAETAIILVDVVLGYGAHMDMASELAPAIKEVKAKAKAAGRELVVLGTVVGTTSDPQNLVRQQEILTEAGVIVCESNNKAVRTGLAMLGHYVNDPDKTITAPDSTVEIAIPEVSDKVLALLTTQPSVINIGLKSFSEAIRETGGKAVQFDWRPAAGGDVTLQKVLYFLNNYKKA; via the coding sequence ATGTTACACACAATTATTAAAGAAAATGCTTATCAAGATTCTGTAGTATTAATGTTGTTAACCAATAAAATTAGCACAATGGATGGAATTGAGCGTGTGTCAATTATGATGGGGACACCTGCTAATAAAGATATCATGGGTGGCAGCGGCTTACGCACTCCAGAACTTGAAGATGCTTCTGCAAATGATTTAGCTATTGTTTTAGATACTGAAGATGCCTCAATTATTGATGCTGTTTTAGCTGAAGTTGATGAATTTTTACTTTCTCAAGCAACTTCTTCTAATGAAACTGCTGATGAAGCTGCACGAACTTGGGATAAAGCAATTAAAATGGGGGCTGATGCAAATATGGCCTTGTTATCGATTCCAGGAACTTATGCTGCTTTAGAAGCTGAAAAAGCTTTAGATGAAGAGTTAAATGTTTTTATTTTCAGTGACAATATGTCGATTGAAGATGAATTGCATTTGAAACAAAAGGCCCATGAAAAAGGCTTGTTAGTAATGGGACCAGATTGTGGAACAGGAATTATCAATGGTGTTCCAATGGCCTTTACGAATATCGTCCGTCCTGGCAAAATTGGGATTGTCGGAGCTTCAGGTACAGGGATTCAAGAAGTTTCAACAATTATCGATAAATTAGGTGCTGGAGTTACAAATGCAATTGGAACGGGTGGACGTGATTTATCTGAAAAAATTGGTGGAATTACGATGCTGGATAGCATTGCTGCTTTAGAAAAAGATCCTCAAACAGATATTATTGTCGTTATTTCTAAGCCACCTGCAAAAGCAGTTCGTGATAAAGTTGTGGCTTTATTAAGAAAAGTATCAAAACCAGTAGTAGCTATTTTCCTAGGTGAAAAACCAACTCATCATGAAGAAAATCTTTATTTTGCTTATACGTTAGAAGAAACAGCTAAGATTGCTGTTGATTTGTTAAATGGCAAAGCAATTGCAGCATTAGATGAAACGGTTAGCGTTCCAAAAGTAACGCTTCAACCTTCACAAAAACATTTGAAAGGTTATTACTCTGGCGGAACATTAGCTAGTGAAGCGGGAATGTTGATTGCGGATGCATTACATTTAAAAGCTGGCTTAATTAAACAAGATGGTTTTGTTCTAAAAACAGAAGGTAATGAAGTCATTGATTTAGGTGACGATATGTATACCCAAGGAAAACCTCATCCAATGATCGACCCAGAAAAACGTATTGAAATGATTAAACAAGCGGCTGATGATGCTGAAACAGCTATTATTTTAGTAGATGTTGTTTTAGGTTATGGTGCCCATATGGATATGGCTAGTGAGTTGGCTCCCGCTATTAAAGAAGTTAAGGCAAAAGCTAAAGCAGCTGGTCGTGAATTAGTTGTTTTAGGAACAGTAGTTGGAACAACAAGCGATCCTCAAAACTTAGTACGTCAACAAGAAATTTTAACAGAAGCCGGCGTAATTGTCTGTGAAAGTAACAATAAAGCTGTTCGTACTGGTTTAGCTATGTTAGGTCATTACGTCAATGATCCAGATAAAACAATTACAGCACCAGATTCAACTGTCGAAATAGCTATTCCTGAAGTCTCAGATAAAGTATTGGCATTATTGACAACTCAACCAAGCGTAATTAATATTGGGCTAAAAAGTTTCTCCGAAGCAATTCGTGAGACTGGTGGAAAAGCTGTGCAATTTGACTGGAGACCAGCTGCCGGTGGCGATGTAACACTTCAAAAAGTTTTGTATTTCTTAAATAACTATAAAAAAGCGTAA
- the allD gene encoding ureidoglycolate dehydrogenase: protein MTELEMVRVTEPELHQLIQTKLEKAGLSSLHAHTVAETLAFADARGIHSHGAVRVDYYAERIAKGGSNLTPEFAFKQTGPSTGVFEADNGVGHYAAKEALKEAIRLAKETGIGVVGVHQMGHSGALAYFVKQAAEQDMIALSVCQSDPMVVPFGGAEPYFGTNPIAFAAPRKGHDPIVFDMATTVQAWGKILDARSKNVDIPETWAVDGDGKPTTNPHEVNALLPIAGPKGYGLMMMVDSLSGTLLGLPFGKHVSSMYTDITAGRNLGQLHIIINPSFFTDLDKFKTDVNQMVEELHETKPAAGFDQVLYPGELSEIVAEKYKKEGIPIVKEIYDYLTSETIHFDRYDKASAFGEKELAK from the coding sequence ATGACAGAACTAGAAATGGTTCGGGTAACTGAACCGGAACTTCACCAATTAATTCAAACAAAACTTGAAAAAGCAGGACTTTCAAGTTTACATGCACATACCGTTGCCGAAACATTGGCATTTGCGGACGCACGTGGGATTCATTCTCATGGAGCAGTTCGGGTAGATTATTATGCAGAACGAATTGCCAAAGGCGGGAGTAATTTAACACCAGAATTTGCTTTTAAACAAACGGGACCTAGTACTGGAGTGTTTGAGGCAGATAACGGCGTTGGACATTATGCGGCAAAAGAAGCTTTGAAAGAAGCTATTCGTTTAGCAAAAGAAACTGGAATTGGTGTAGTTGGGGTTCATCAAATGGGGCATAGTGGTGCTTTAGCTTACTTTGTTAAACAAGCAGCTGAACAAGATATGATTGCTTTATCTGTTTGTCAATCGGATCCAATGGTCGTTCCATTTGGTGGAGCAGAACCGTATTTCGGTACGAATCCGATTGCTTTTGCGGCACCAAGAAAAGGGCATGATCCAATTGTTTTTGATATGGCAACAACGGTTCAAGCATGGGGCAAGATTTTAGATGCTCGTTCAAAAAACGTTGATATTCCAGAAACTTGGGCAGTGGATGGCGATGGAAAACCAACAACAAATCCACATGAAGTGAACGCATTATTACCAATTGCTGGTCCAAAAGGCTATGGTTTAATGATGATGGTTGATAGTTTATCAGGTACTTTACTAGGTTTACCATTTGGTAAACATGTTTCATCAATGTATACAGATATTACGGCTGGTAGAAATTTAGGACAATTGCATATTATCATTAATCCTAGTTTCTTTACTGATTTAGATAAATTCAAAACGGATGTCAATCAGATGGTGGAAGAATTACACGAAACTAAACCAGCTGCTGGATTTGATCAAGTTCTTTATCCAGGTGAATTGTCTGAAATAGTTGCTGAAAAATATAAAAAAGAAGGGATTCCAATTGTTAAAGAAATTTATGATTATTTAACTAGTGAAACCATTCATTTTGATCGATACGACAAAGCTAGTGCTTTTGGGGAAAAGGAACTGGCTAAATAA
- the allD gene encoding ureidoglycolate dehydrogenase, with amino-acid sequence MKVTKEKLHQLMQDKIEAAGLPKDQAGIVSDVLTFADARGIHSHGAVRVEYYSERIAKGGITNNPDFSFRKTAPSCGIFEADNGAGHVAAKLAMDEAITMAKETGLAVVGVRNMSHSGALAYFVEMAAKEDLIGISVCQSDPMVVPFGGSEAYFGTNPIAFAAPSQDERMITFDMATTVQAWGKILHARSRNEAIPDNWAVDAEGNSTTDSTKVNALLPIAGPKGYGLMMMVDVLSGILLGLPFGKHVSSMYHDLSAGRELGQLHIVINPANFTDLDLFKANISQMLDELKEIKPSEGFTEVNYPGERGRQREENYEKNGIEIVDDIYDYLTGDAIHFDRYDHKNKFAE; translated from the coding sequence ATGAAAGTAACCAAAGAAAAACTACATCAATTAATGCAAGATAAAATCGAAGCAGCAGGTTTGCCAAAAGACCAAGCGGGGATTGTCAGTGATGTCTTAACTTTTGCAGATGCACGTGGGATTCATTCACATGGGGCAGTTCGGGTAGAATATTACTCAGAGCGAATTGCTAAAGGTGGAATTACGAATAATCCAGATTTTAGTTTTAGAAAAACGGCTCCAAGTTGTGGAATCTTTGAAGCCGATAATGGAGCAGGTCATGTTGCCGCAAAATTAGCGATGGATGAAGCAATTACAATGGCTAAAGAAACTGGCTTAGCTGTAGTTGGTGTACGAAATATGTCCCACAGCGGAGCCTTAGCTTATTTTGTGGAAATGGCAGCTAAAGAAGATTTAATTGGGATTTCCGTTTGTCAATCAGATCCAATGGTTGTACCTTTTGGTGGAAGTGAAGCTTATTTTGGAACAAATCCAATTGCTTTTGCAGCTCCTAGCCAAGATGAACGTATGATTACCTTTGATATGGCAACAACGGTTCAAGCATGGGGAAAAATTTTACATGCTCGCTCAAGAAATGAAGCAATTCCTGATAATTGGGCAGTAGATGCAGAGGGAAATTCAACAACGGATTCAACTAAAGTCAATGCTTTATTGCCGATTGCTGGTCCAAAAGGTTATGGCTTAATGATGATGGTAGATGTTCTTTCAGGTATTTTATTGGGATTACCCTTTGGAAAACATGTGAGTTCTATGTATCATGATTTATCAGCTGGACGGGAACTAGGTCAGTTGCATATTGTCATAAATCCAGCCAACTTTACTGATTTAGACCTATTTAAAGCGAATATTAGTCAAATGTTGGATGAATTAAAAGAAATTAAACCAAGTGAAGGATTCACTGAAGTTAATTATCCTGGTGAACGTGGACGTCAAAGAGAAGAAAATTATGAAAAAAATGGGATTGAAATTGTTGATGATATTTATGACTATCTGACAGGTGATGCCATTCACTTTGATCGTTACGATCATAAAAATAAATTTGCTGAATAA
- a CDS encoding DUF1116 domain-containing protein codes for MTYQTIDEANKAVAAKIVASSPFLLDVVPAKQVIPVLEGKVLLHAGPPIKWENMPDPMKGSCIGAVLFEEWAADEASARALLEDGKVEFMPCHHFDAVGPMGGITSGNMPVFIVENKTDQNFAYCTMNEGIGAVLRFGAYSEEVVERLRWMRDVLGPTLSQALQTLENGVNLNVLIAKAIAMGDEFHQRNIAASLAFLKEMAPIIVGLDMDDNNRQAVIKFLADTDQFFLNIMMAAAKAVMDGARMIEEGTIVTAMCRNGENFGIRISGMGDEWFTGPVNTPQGLYFTGFTGEDASPDMGDSAITETFGVGGMAMIAAPAVTRFIGTGGFHDALSISNEMLEIVIDQNPNFTVPTWDFQGICLGIDARKVVETGITPVINTGIANKKAGAGQIGAGTVHPPIECFEKAIVAYAKKLGMTV; via the coding sequence ATGACGTATCAAACAATTGATGAAGCAAATAAAGCTGTTGCAGCAAAAATAGTGGCATCATCACCATTTTTATTAGATGTTGTTCCAGCAAAACAAGTAATTCCTGTTTTAGAAGGAAAAGTATTATTACATGCAGGCCCACCAATCAAATGGGAAAATATGCCTGATCCAATGAAAGGTTCTTGTATCGGAGCTGTTTTATTTGAAGAATGGGCGGCTGATGAAGCCAGCGCTCGAGCTTTATTAGAAGACGGAAAAGTTGAATTTATGCCCTGTCATCATTTTGATGCTGTGGGACCAATGGGAGGAATCACTTCTGGAAATATGCCAGTCTTTATTGTTGAAAATAAAACTGATCAAAATTTTGCATATTGTACGATGAATGAAGGAATTGGAGCTGTTTTACGCTTTGGTGCCTATTCAGAAGAAGTGGTTGAACGTCTACGTTGGATGCGTGATGTTTTAGGACCAACGTTGAGTCAAGCATTACAAACCCTAGAAAATGGTGTGAACTTAAATGTTTTAATTGCTAAAGCGATTGCCATGGGAGATGAATTCCATCAACGTAATATTGCAGCATCATTAGCATTTTTAAAAGAAATGGCACCAATTATTGTTGGACTAGATATGGATGATAACAATCGTCAAGCAGTGATTAAATTCTTAGCAGATACAGATCAATTTTTCTTAAATATTATGATGGCTGCTGCTAAAGCTGTGATGGATGGCGCACGAATGATTGAAGAAGGAACCATCGTTACTGCAATGTGTCGTAATGGTGAAAACTTTGGAATCCGTATTAGTGGGATGGGTGATGAATGGTTTACTGGACCAGTAAATACACCTCAAGGTCTATATTTCACTGGTTTTACAGGTGAAGATGCAAGCCCGGATATGGGAGATAGTGCGATTACTGAAACTTTCGGTGTTGGTGGGATGGCTATGATCGCCGCTCCTGCAGTCACACGTTTTATTGGGACTGGAGGCTTCCATGATGCCCTATCTATCAGTAATGAAATGTTGGAAATTGTAATTGATCAAAATCCTAATTTTACCGTTCCAACATGGGATTTCCAAGGAATTTGCCTAGGAATTGATGCGCGTAAAGTTGTTGAAACTGGGATTACTCCAGTCATTAACACTGGAATTGCTAATAAAAAAGCCGGTGCTGGTCAAATTGGTGCTGGAACTGTTCATCCACCAATCGAATGCTTTGAAAAAGCCATTGTTGCTTATGCAAAAAAATTAGGAATGACTGTTTAA